Proteins found in one Columba livia isolate bColLiv1 breed racing homer chromosome 11, bColLiv1.pat.W.v2, whole genome shotgun sequence genomic segment:
- the LOC102098438 gene encoding lamin-B3 isoform X1, whose protein sequence is MATVLSSTPASGSRSLGRVAAASPLSPTRLSRLQEKEELQQLNDRLAAYIERVRALEADNSALQQRLAERQAGSDRELGSLRLHYEAELADARRSLDEVAMQRATLQVELGKLSEEHRQLHSRNSKKEADLSVLQARVRDLDAQLNTKEADLATALNENRSLENDLRELKDQVVSLKLSLEDATKHLHSEMLRRIDLENHMKTLQEEMTFQKRLHEDELKETKRVHESRMAEIESGRQREFESKLSDALQGLRKQQEEQIQGYKEELERTFSAKMENAQLSAARNSDFANAAQQELMETKMRIDTLTSQVNQYQSQNVALESRIRELQDMLDYDRDLHQRRMAEKEKEMAEAQKQAQTQLEEYEHLLDVKLALDLEISAYRKMLEGEEQRLKLSPSPSSQSVATQATTQGRRFLQGKKRKMKETRKRGHSLGFKTVQHASSSGNVSIEEIDADGKFVRLKNNSDEDQMLHGWVLRRHLGNVSDVTYKFPSQFTLQAGQVVTIWGAAAGVSPGPSDLVWKSQKSWGTGNDIGVKLITDDGEELAERKIIYVPRGEESSEQDDDYEEISGSEMDFPSQVSCLKFKYTLPTESFNGYFFSLLYENTCPSTTNILQLSTFFLMSDQKKKKKEMLFGFMIVVPVSILSSNFTVVYHLCKMKIPAVVSCNVDRDDHLKRLLSPRSHRLHVFRYLLQYLKCGIHISHLTSS, encoded by the exons ATGGCCACGGTTCTCTCCTCCACGCCGGCGAGCGGGAGCCGCTCCCTTGGCCGTGTTGCCGCAGCCTCGCCGCTGAGCCCGACGCGGCTGAGCCggctgcaggagaaggaggagctgcagcagctcaatGACCGCCTGGCCGCCTACATCGAGCGGGTGCGGGCGCTGGAGGCCGACAATTCGGCGCTGCAGCAGCGGCTGGCCGAGCGGCAGGCGGGCAGCGACAGGGAGCTGGGCAGCCTGCGGCTCCACTACGAGGCGGAGCTGGCCgatgcccgccggtcgctggaCGAGGTCGCTATGCAGCGGGCCACGCTGCAGGTGGAGCTGGGCAAGCTTAGTGAGGAGCACCGGCAGCTGCACAGCAG GAATTCAAAGAAAGAAGCTGATTTAAGCGTGTTGCAGGCTCGCGTGAGAGACCTTGATGCTCAGCTGAACACAAAGGAAGCTGATTTAGCAACTGCTTTGAATGAGAACCGAAGTTTGGAGAATGACCTTCGTGAATTAAAGGATCAAGTAGTCTCT CTGAAGCTATCACTGGAAGATGCCACAAAGCATCTCCACAGCGAAATGTTGAGGAGGATAGACCTGGAAAATCATATGAAAACTCTGCAGGAAGAAATGACATTCCAGAAGCGCCTTCATGAAGAT GAGCTCAAGGAGACAAAGAGAGTCCACGAGAGCAGGATGGCAGAAATAGAATCTGGCCGTCAGAGAGAGTTTGAGAGTAAGCTCTCGGATGCTCTGCAGGGCCTCAGAAAacaacaggaagaacaaattcAAGGCTACAAAGAGGAGCTGGAGCGAACATTCAGTGCAAAA ATGGAGAATGCCCAGCTGTCTGCAGCAAGAAACAGTGACTTTGCCAATGCTGCTCAGCAGGAGCTGATGGAAACAAAGATGAGAATTGATACTCTGACATCTCAAGTTAATCAATATCAAAGCCAG AATGTTGCTTTGGAGAGCAGAATACGGGAGCTACAGGATATGCTGGATTATGACCGTGATCTCCATCAAAGGCGTATGgctgagaaagagaaagaaatggcaGAAGCACAGAAGCAGGCACAAACACAGTTGGAAGAATATGAGCATCTCTTAGATGTGAAACTGGCTCTAGATCTGGAAATAAGTGCATACAGAAAGATGCTGGAAGGAGAGGAACAAAG GCTAAAGCTGTCACCCAGCCCATCTTCACAAAGCGTTGCAACTCAAGCAACAACTCAAGGGCGACGGTTCCtgcaggggaagaaaaggaaaatgaaagaaaccagaaaaagaGGGCATAGTTTGGGATTTAAGACTGTTCAGCATGCCTCATCTTCTGGAAATGTATCTATTGAAGAAATCGATGCAGATGGGAAATTTGTCAGGCTTAAAAACAACTCTGACGAG GATCAAATGCTACATGGATGGGTGTTAAGAAGACATCTTGGAAATGTGTCCGATGTAACGTACAAATTTCCTTCACAGTTCACTCTTCAGGCGGGCCAAGTAGTTACA ATCTGGGGTGCAGCTGCTGGTGTAAGCCCAGGTCCTAGCGATCTGGTCTGGAAGTCTCAGAAATCTTGGGGAACCGGGAATGATATTGGTGTTAAACTCATCACAGATGATGGTGAG GAACTTGCAGAGAGGAAGATAATATACGTACCCAGGGGAGAAGAAAGCAGTGAGCAAGATGATGATTATGAAGAAATAAGTGGAAGTGAAATGGACTTTCCATCTCAGGTAAGCTGCCTGAAGTTTAAATACACACTACCAACAGAATCATTCAATGGctatttcttttcattactGTATGAAAATACTTGCCCAAGTACTACCAATATCCTACAACTCTCAACATTTTTCTTGATGTCAGaccaaaagaagaagaaaaaagaaatgttgtttGGTTTCATGATAGTGGTTCCTGTGAGCATCCTAAGCAG CAACTTTACAGTTGTGTACCACTTATG caaaatgaagatACCAGCTGTTGTATCATGTAATGTGGACAGAGATGATCACCTGAAAAGACTTCTCAGTCCCAGGTCACATAGACTACATGTGTTTAGGTACCTTCTGCAATACCTGAAATGTGGAATTCACATCTCCCATTTGACCTCTTCGTAA
- the LOC102098438 gene encoding lamin-B3 isoform X2: protein MATVLSSTPASGSRSLGRVAAASPLSPTRLSRLQEKEELQQLNDRLAAYIERVRALEADNSALQQRLAERQAGSDRELGSLRLHYEAELADARRSLDEVAMQRATLQVELGKLSEEHRQLHSRNSKKEADLSVLQARVRDLDAQLNTKEADLATALNENRSLENDLRELKDQVVSLKLSLEDATKHLHSEMLRRIDLENHMKTLQEEMTFQKRLHEDELKETKRVHESRMAEIESGRQREFESKLSDALQGLRKQQEEQIQGYKEELERTFSAKMENAQLSAARNSDFANAAQQELMETKMRIDTLTSQVNQYQSQNVALESRIRELQDMLDYDRDLHQRRMAEKEKEMAEAQKQAQTQLEEYEHLLDVKLALDLEISAYRKMLEGEEQRLKLSPSPSSQSVATQATTQGRRFLQGKKRKMKETRKRGHSLGFKTVQHASSSGNVSIEEIDADGKFVRLKNNSDEDQMLHGWVLRRHLGNVSDVTYKFPSQFTLQAGQVVTIWGAAAGVSPGPSDLVWKSQKSWGTGNDIGVKLITDDGEELAERKIIYVPRGEESSEQDDDYEEISGSEMDFPSQVSCLKFKYTLPTESFNGYFFSLLYENTCPSTTNILQLSTFFLMSDQKKKKKEMLFGFMIVVPVSILSSKMKIPAVVSCNVDRDDHLKRLLSPRSHRLHVFRYLLQYLKCGIHISHLTSS from the exons ATGGCCACGGTTCTCTCCTCCACGCCGGCGAGCGGGAGCCGCTCCCTTGGCCGTGTTGCCGCAGCCTCGCCGCTGAGCCCGACGCGGCTGAGCCggctgcaggagaaggaggagctgcagcagctcaatGACCGCCTGGCCGCCTACATCGAGCGGGTGCGGGCGCTGGAGGCCGACAATTCGGCGCTGCAGCAGCGGCTGGCCGAGCGGCAGGCGGGCAGCGACAGGGAGCTGGGCAGCCTGCGGCTCCACTACGAGGCGGAGCTGGCCgatgcccgccggtcgctggaCGAGGTCGCTATGCAGCGGGCCACGCTGCAGGTGGAGCTGGGCAAGCTTAGTGAGGAGCACCGGCAGCTGCACAGCAG GAATTCAAAGAAAGAAGCTGATTTAAGCGTGTTGCAGGCTCGCGTGAGAGACCTTGATGCTCAGCTGAACACAAAGGAAGCTGATTTAGCAACTGCTTTGAATGAGAACCGAAGTTTGGAGAATGACCTTCGTGAATTAAAGGATCAAGTAGTCTCT CTGAAGCTATCACTGGAAGATGCCACAAAGCATCTCCACAGCGAAATGTTGAGGAGGATAGACCTGGAAAATCATATGAAAACTCTGCAGGAAGAAATGACATTCCAGAAGCGCCTTCATGAAGAT GAGCTCAAGGAGACAAAGAGAGTCCACGAGAGCAGGATGGCAGAAATAGAATCTGGCCGTCAGAGAGAGTTTGAGAGTAAGCTCTCGGATGCTCTGCAGGGCCTCAGAAAacaacaggaagaacaaattcAAGGCTACAAAGAGGAGCTGGAGCGAACATTCAGTGCAAAA ATGGAGAATGCCCAGCTGTCTGCAGCAAGAAACAGTGACTTTGCCAATGCTGCTCAGCAGGAGCTGATGGAAACAAAGATGAGAATTGATACTCTGACATCTCAAGTTAATCAATATCAAAGCCAG AATGTTGCTTTGGAGAGCAGAATACGGGAGCTACAGGATATGCTGGATTATGACCGTGATCTCCATCAAAGGCGTATGgctgagaaagagaaagaaatggcaGAAGCACAGAAGCAGGCACAAACACAGTTGGAAGAATATGAGCATCTCTTAGATGTGAAACTGGCTCTAGATCTGGAAATAAGTGCATACAGAAAGATGCTGGAAGGAGAGGAACAAAG GCTAAAGCTGTCACCCAGCCCATCTTCACAAAGCGTTGCAACTCAAGCAACAACTCAAGGGCGACGGTTCCtgcaggggaagaaaaggaaaatgaaagaaaccagaaaaagaGGGCATAGTTTGGGATTTAAGACTGTTCAGCATGCCTCATCTTCTGGAAATGTATCTATTGAAGAAATCGATGCAGATGGGAAATTTGTCAGGCTTAAAAACAACTCTGACGAG GATCAAATGCTACATGGATGGGTGTTAAGAAGACATCTTGGAAATGTGTCCGATGTAACGTACAAATTTCCTTCACAGTTCACTCTTCAGGCGGGCCAAGTAGTTACA ATCTGGGGTGCAGCTGCTGGTGTAAGCCCAGGTCCTAGCGATCTGGTCTGGAAGTCTCAGAAATCTTGGGGAACCGGGAATGATATTGGTGTTAAACTCATCACAGATGATGGTGAG GAACTTGCAGAGAGGAAGATAATATACGTACCCAGGGGAGAAGAAAGCAGTGAGCAAGATGATGATTATGAAGAAATAAGTGGAAGTGAAATGGACTTTCCATCTCAGGTAAGCTGCCTGAAGTTTAAATACACACTACCAACAGAATCATTCAATGGctatttcttttcattactGTATGAAAATACTTGCCCAAGTACTACCAATATCCTACAACTCTCAACATTTTTCTTGATGTCAGaccaaaagaagaagaaaaaagaaatgttgtttGGTTTCATGATAGTGGTTCCTGTGAGCATCCTAAGCAG caaaatgaagatACCAGCTGTTGTATCATGTAATGTGGACAGAGATGATCACCTGAAAAGACTTCTCAGTCCCAGGTCACATAGACTACATGTGTTTAGGTACCTTCTGCAATACCTGAAATGTGGAATTCACATCTCCCATTTGACCTCTTCGTAA
- the LOC102098438 gene encoding lamin-B3 isoform X7 — protein sequence MLRRIDLENHMKTLQEEMTFQKRLHEDELKETKRVHESRMAEIESGRQREFESKLSDALQGLRKQQEEQIQGYKEELERTFSAKMENAQLSAARNSDFANAAQQELMETKMRIDTLTSQVNQYQSQNVALESRIRELQDMLDYDRDLHQRRMAEKEKEMAEAQKQAQTQLEEYEHLLDVKLALDLEISAYRKMLEGEEQRLKLSPSPSSQSVATQATTQGRRFLQGKKRKMKETRKRGHSLGFKTVQHASSSGNVSIEEIDADGKFVRLKNNSDEDQMLHGWVLRRHLGNVSDVTYKFPSQFTLQAGQVVTIWGAAAGVSPGPSDLVWKSQKSWGTGNDIGVKLITDDGEELAERKIIYVPRGEESSEQDDDYEEISGSEMDFPSQVSCLKFKYTLPTESFNGYFFSLLYENTCPSTTNILQLSTFFLMSDQKKKKKEMLFGFMIVVPVSILSSNFTVVYHLCKMKIPAVVSCNVDRDDHLKRLLSPRSHRLHVFRYLLQYLKCGIHISHLTSS from the exons ATGTTGAGGAGGATAGACCTGGAAAATCATATGAAAACTCTGCAGGAAGAAATGACATTCCAGAAGCGCCTTCATGAAGAT GAGCTCAAGGAGACAAAGAGAGTCCACGAGAGCAGGATGGCAGAAATAGAATCTGGCCGTCAGAGAGAGTTTGAGAGTAAGCTCTCGGATGCTCTGCAGGGCCTCAGAAAacaacaggaagaacaaattcAAGGCTACAAAGAGGAGCTGGAGCGAACATTCAGTGCAAAA ATGGAGAATGCCCAGCTGTCTGCAGCAAGAAACAGTGACTTTGCCAATGCTGCTCAGCAGGAGCTGATGGAAACAAAGATGAGAATTGATACTCTGACATCTCAAGTTAATCAATATCAAAGCCAG AATGTTGCTTTGGAGAGCAGAATACGGGAGCTACAGGATATGCTGGATTATGACCGTGATCTCCATCAAAGGCGTATGgctgagaaagagaaagaaatggcaGAAGCACAGAAGCAGGCACAAACACAGTTGGAAGAATATGAGCATCTCTTAGATGTGAAACTGGCTCTAGATCTGGAAATAAGTGCATACAGAAAGATGCTGGAAGGAGAGGAACAAAG GCTAAAGCTGTCACCCAGCCCATCTTCACAAAGCGTTGCAACTCAAGCAACAACTCAAGGGCGACGGTTCCtgcaggggaagaaaaggaaaatgaaagaaaccagaaaaagaGGGCATAGTTTGGGATTTAAGACTGTTCAGCATGCCTCATCTTCTGGAAATGTATCTATTGAAGAAATCGATGCAGATGGGAAATTTGTCAGGCTTAAAAACAACTCTGACGAG GATCAAATGCTACATGGATGGGTGTTAAGAAGACATCTTGGAAATGTGTCCGATGTAACGTACAAATTTCCTTCACAGTTCACTCTTCAGGCGGGCCAAGTAGTTACA ATCTGGGGTGCAGCTGCTGGTGTAAGCCCAGGTCCTAGCGATCTGGTCTGGAAGTCTCAGAAATCTTGGGGAACCGGGAATGATATTGGTGTTAAACTCATCACAGATGATGGTGAG GAACTTGCAGAGAGGAAGATAATATACGTACCCAGGGGAGAAGAAAGCAGTGAGCAAGATGATGATTATGAAGAAATAAGTGGAAGTGAAATGGACTTTCCATCTCAGGTAAGCTGCCTGAAGTTTAAATACACACTACCAACAGAATCATTCAATGGctatttcttttcattactGTATGAAAATACTTGCCCAAGTACTACCAATATCCTACAACTCTCAACATTTTTCTTGATGTCAGaccaaaagaagaagaaaaaagaaatgttgtttGGTTTCATGATAGTGGTTCCTGTGAGCATCCTAAGCAG CAACTTTACAGTTGTGTACCACTTATG caaaatgaagatACCAGCTGTTGTATCATGTAATGTGGACAGAGATGATCACCTGAAAAGACTTCTCAGTCCCAGGTCACATAGACTACATGTGTTTAGGTACCTTCTGCAATACCTGAAATGTGGAATTCACATCTCCCATTTGACCTCTTCGTAA
- the LOC102098438 gene encoding lamin-B3 isoform X6 produces the protein MATVLSSTPASGSRSLGRVAAASPLSPTRLSRLQEKEELQQLNDRLAAYIERVRALEADNSALQQRLAERQAGSDRELGSLRLHYEAELADARRSLDEVAMQRATLQVELGKLSEEHRQLHSRNSKKEADLSVLQARVRDLDAQLNTKEADLATALNENRSLENDLRELKDQVVSLKLSLEDATKHLHSEMLRRIDLENHMKTLQEEMTFQKRLHEDELKETKRVHESRMAEIESGRQREFESKLSDALQGLRKQQEEQIQGYKEELERTFSAKMENAQLSAARNSDFANAAQQELMETKMRIDTLTSQVNQYQSQNVALESRIRELQDMLDYDRDLHQRRMAEKEKEMAEAQKQAQTQLEEYEHLLDVKLALDLEISAYRKMLEGEEQRLKLSPSPSSQSVATQATTQGRRFLQGKKRKMKETRKRGHSLGFKTVQHASSSGNVSIEEIDADGKFVRLKNNSDEDQMLHGWVLRRHLGNVSDVTYKFPSQFTLQAGQVVTIWGAAAGVSPGPSDLVWKSQKSWGTGNDIGVKLITDDGEELAERKIIYVPRGEESSEQDDDYEEISGSEMDFPSQQNEDTSCCIM, from the exons ATGGCCACGGTTCTCTCCTCCACGCCGGCGAGCGGGAGCCGCTCCCTTGGCCGTGTTGCCGCAGCCTCGCCGCTGAGCCCGACGCGGCTGAGCCggctgcaggagaaggaggagctgcagcagctcaatGACCGCCTGGCCGCCTACATCGAGCGGGTGCGGGCGCTGGAGGCCGACAATTCGGCGCTGCAGCAGCGGCTGGCCGAGCGGCAGGCGGGCAGCGACAGGGAGCTGGGCAGCCTGCGGCTCCACTACGAGGCGGAGCTGGCCgatgcccgccggtcgctggaCGAGGTCGCTATGCAGCGGGCCACGCTGCAGGTGGAGCTGGGCAAGCTTAGTGAGGAGCACCGGCAGCTGCACAGCAG GAATTCAAAGAAAGAAGCTGATTTAAGCGTGTTGCAGGCTCGCGTGAGAGACCTTGATGCTCAGCTGAACACAAAGGAAGCTGATTTAGCAACTGCTTTGAATGAGAACCGAAGTTTGGAGAATGACCTTCGTGAATTAAAGGATCAAGTAGTCTCT CTGAAGCTATCACTGGAAGATGCCACAAAGCATCTCCACAGCGAAATGTTGAGGAGGATAGACCTGGAAAATCATATGAAAACTCTGCAGGAAGAAATGACATTCCAGAAGCGCCTTCATGAAGAT GAGCTCAAGGAGACAAAGAGAGTCCACGAGAGCAGGATGGCAGAAATAGAATCTGGCCGTCAGAGAGAGTTTGAGAGTAAGCTCTCGGATGCTCTGCAGGGCCTCAGAAAacaacaggaagaacaaattcAAGGCTACAAAGAGGAGCTGGAGCGAACATTCAGTGCAAAA ATGGAGAATGCCCAGCTGTCTGCAGCAAGAAACAGTGACTTTGCCAATGCTGCTCAGCAGGAGCTGATGGAAACAAAGATGAGAATTGATACTCTGACATCTCAAGTTAATCAATATCAAAGCCAG AATGTTGCTTTGGAGAGCAGAATACGGGAGCTACAGGATATGCTGGATTATGACCGTGATCTCCATCAAAGGCGTATGgctgagaaagagaaagaaatggcaGAAGCACAGAAGCAGGCACAAACACAGTTGGAAGAATATGAGCATCTCTTAGATGTGAAACTGGCTCTAGATCTGGAAATAAGTGCATACAGAAAGATGCTGGAAGGAGAGGAACAAAG GCTAAAGCTGTCACCCAGCCCATCTTCACAAAGCGTTGCAACTCAAGCAACAACTCAAGGGCGACGGTTCCtgcaggggaagaaaaggaaaatgaaagaaaccagaaaaagaGGGCATAGTTTGGGATTTAAGACTGTTCAGCATGCCTCATCTTCTGGAAATGTATCTATTGAAGAAATCGATGCAGATGGGAAATTTGTCAGGCTTAAAAACAACTCTGACGAG GATCAAATGCTACATGGATGGGTGTTAAGAAGACATCTTGGAAATGTGTCCGATGTAACGTACAAATTTCCTTCACAGTTCACTCTTCAGGCGGGCCAAGTAGTTACA ATCTGGGGTGCAGCTGCTGGTGTAAGCCCAGGTCCTAGCGATCTGGTCTGGAAGTCTCAGAAATCTTGGGGAACCGGGAATGATATTGGTGTTAAACTCATCACAGATGATGGTGAG GAACTTGCAGAGAGGAAGATAATATACGTACCCAGGGGAGAAGAAAGCAGTGAGCAAGATGATGATTATGAAGAAATAAGTGGAAGTGAAATGGACTTTCCATCTCAG caaaatgaagatACCAGCTGTTGTATCATGTAA
- the LOC102098438 gene encoding lamin-B3 isoform X4, giving the protein MATVLSSTPASGSRSLGRVAAASPLSPTRLSRLQEKEELQQLNDRLAAYIERVRALEADNSALQQRLAERQAGSDRELGSLRLHYEAELADARRSLDEVAMQRATLQVELGKLSEEHRQLHSRNSKKEADLSVLQARVRDLDAQLNTKEADLATALNENRSLENDLRELKDQVVSLKLSLEDATKHLHSEMLRRIDLENHMKTLQEEMTFQKRLHEDELKETKRVHESRMAEIESGRQREFESKLSDALQGLRKQQEEQIQGYKEELERTFSAKMENAQLSAARNSDFANAAQQELMETKMRIDTLTSQVNQYQSQNVALESRIRELQDMLDYDRDLHQRRMAEKEKEMAEAQKQAQTQLEEYEHLLDVKLALDLEISAYRKMLEGEEQRLKLSPSPSSQSVATQATTQGRRFLQGKKRKMKETRKRGHSLGFKTVQHASSSGNVSIEEIDADGKFVRLKNNSDEDQMLHGWVLRRHLGNVSDVTYKFPSQFTLQAGQVVTIWGAAAGVSPGPSDLVWKSQKSWGTGNDIGVKLITDDGEELAERKIIYVPRGEESSEQDDDYEEISGSEMDFPSQQLYSCVPLMQNEDTSCCIM; this is encoded by the exons ATGGCCACGGTTCTCTCCTCCACGCCGGCGAGCGGGAGCCGCTCCCTTGGCCGTGTTGCCGCAGCCTCGCCGCTGAGCCCGACGCGGCTGAGCCggctgcaggagaaggaggagctgcagcagctcaatGACCGCCTGGCCGCCTACATCGAGCGGGTGCGGGCGCTGGAGGCCGACAATTCGGCGCTGCAGCAGCGGCTGGCCGAGCGGCAGGCGGGCAGCGACAGGGAGCTGGGCAGCCTGCGGCTCCACTACGAGGCGGAGCTGGCCgatgcccgccggtcgctggaCGAGGTCGCTATGCAGCGGGCCACGCTGCAGGTGGAGCTGGGCAAGCTTAGTGAGGAGCACCGGCAGCTGCACAGCAG GAATTCAAAGAAAGAAGCTGATTTAAGCGTGTTGCAGGCTCGCGTGAGAGACCTTGATGCTCAGCTGAACACAAAGGAAGCTGATTTAGCAACTGCTTTGAATGAGAACCGAAGTTTGGAGAATGACCTTCGTGAATTAAAGGATCAAGTAGTCTCT CTGAAGCTATCACTGGAAGATGCCACAAAGCATCTCCACAGCGAAATGTTGAGGAGGATAGACCTGGAAAATCATATGAAAACTCTGCAGGAAGAAATGACATTCCAGAAGCGCCTTCATGAAGAT GAGCTCAAGGAGACAAAGAGAGTCCACGAGAGCAGGATGGCAGAAATAGAATCTGGCCGTCAGAGAGAGTTTGAGAGTAAGCTCTCGGATGCTCTGCAGGGCCTCAGAAAacaacaggaagaacaaattcAAGGCTACAAAGAGGAGCTGGAGCGAACATTCAGTGCAAAA ATGGAGAATGCCCAGCTGTCTGCAGCAAGAAACAGTGACTTTGCCAATGCTGCTCAGCAGGAGCTGATGGAAACAAAGATGAGAATTGATACTCTGACATCTCAAGTTAATCAATATCAAAGCCAG AATGTTGCTTTGGAGAGCAGAATACGGGAGCTACAGGATATGCTGGATTATGACCGTGATCTCCATCAAAGGCGTATGgctgagaaagagaaagaaatggcaGAAGCACAGAAGCAGGCACAAACACAGTTGGAAGAATATGAGCATCTCTTAGATGTGAAACTGGCTCTAGATCTGGAAATAAGTGCATACAGAAAGATGCTGGAAGGAGAGGAACAAAG GCTAAAGCTGTCACCCAGCCCATCTTCACAAAGCGTTGCAACTCAAGCAACAACTCAAGGGCGACGGTTCCtgcaggggaagaaaaggaaaatgaaagaaaccagaaaaagaGGGCATAGTTTGGGATTTAAGACTGTTCAGCATGCCTCATCTTCTGGAAATGTATCTATTGAAGAAATCGATGCAGATGGGAAATTTGTCAGGCTTAAAAACAACTCTGACGAG GATCAAATGCTACATGGATGGGTGTTAAGAAGACATCTTGGAAATGTGTCCGATGTAACGTACAAATTTCCTTCACAGTTCACTCTTCAGGCGGGCCAAGTAGTTACA ATCTGGGGTGCAGCTGCTGGTGTAAGCCCAGGTCCTAGCGATCTGGTCTGGAAGTCTCAGAAATCTTGGGGAACCGGGAATGATATTGGTGTTAAACTCATCACAGATGATGGTGAG GAACTTGCAGAGAGGAAGATAATATACGTACCCAGGGGAGAAGAAAGCAGTGAGCAAGATGATGATTATGAAGAAATAAGTGGAAGTGAAATGGACTTTCCATCTCAG CAACTTTACAGTTGTGTACCACTTATG caaaatgaagatACCAGCTGTTGTATCATGTAA
- the LOC102098438 gene encoding lamin-B3 isoform X8, with translation MLRRIDLENHMKTLQEEMTFQKRLHEDELKETKRVHESRMAEIESGRQREFESKLSDALQGLRKQQEEQIQGYKEELERTFSAKMENAQLSAARNSDFANAAQQELMETKMRIDTLTSQVNQYQSQNVALESRIRELQDMLDYDRDLHQRRMAEKEKEMAEAQKQAQTQLEEYEHLLDVKLALDLEISAYRKMLEGEEQRLKLSPSPSSQSVATQATTQGRRFLQGKKRKMKETRKRGHSLGFKTVQHASSSGNVSIEEIDADGKFVRLKNNSDEDQMLHGWVLRRHLGNVSDVTYKFPSQFTLQAGQVVTIWGAAAGVSPGPSDLVWKSQKSWGTGNDIGVKLITDDGEELAERKIIYVPRGEESSEQDDDYEEISGSEMDFPSQQNEDTSCCIM, from the exons ATGTTGAGGAGGATAGACCTGGAAAATCATATGAAAACTCTGCAGGAAGAAATGACATTCCAGAAGCGCCTTCATGAAGAT GAGCTCAAGGAGACAAAGAGAGTCCACGAGAGCAGGATGGCAGAAATAGAATCTGGCCGTCAGAGAGAGTTTGAGAGTAAGCTCTCGGATGCTCTGCAGGGCCTCAGAAAacaacaggaagaacaaattcAAGGCTACAAAGAGGAGCTGGAGCGAACATTCAGTGCAAAA ATGGAGAATGCCCAGCTGTCTGCAGCAAGAAACAGTGACTTTGCCAATGCTGCTCAGCAGGAGCTGATGGAAACAAAGATGAGAATTGATACTCTGACATCTCAAGTTAATCAATATCAAAGCCAG AATGTTGCTTTGGAGAGCAGAATACGGGAGCTACAGGATATGCTGGATTATGACCGTGATCTCCATCAAAGGCGTATGgctgagaaagagaaagaaatggcaGAAGCACAGAAGCAGGCACAAACACAGTTGGAAGAATATGAGCATCTCTTAGATGTGAAACTGGCTCTAGATCTGGAAATAAGTGCATACAGAAAGATGCTGGAAGGAGAGGAACAAAG GCTAAAGCTGTCACCCAGCCCATCTTCACAAAGCGTTGCAACTCAAGCAACAACTCAAGGGCGACGGTTCCtgcaggggaagaaaaggaaaatgaaagaaaccagaaaaagaGGGCATAGTTTGGGATTTAAGACTGTTCAGCATGCCTCATCTTCTGGAAATGTATCTATTGAAGAAATCGATGCAGATGGGAAATTTGTCAGGCTTAAAAACAACTCTGACGAG GATCAAATGCTACATGGATGGGTGTTAAGAAGACATCTTGGAAATGTGTCCGATGTAACGTACAAATTTCCTTCACAGTTCACTCTTCAGGCGGGCCAAGTAGTTACA ATCTGGGGTGCAGCTGCTGGTGTAAGCCCAGGTCCTAGCGATCTGGTCTGGAAGTCTCAGAAATCTTGGGGAACCGGGAATGATATTGGTGTTAAACTCATCACAGATGATGGTGAG GAACTTGCAGAGAGGAAGATAATATACGTACCCAGGGGAGAAGAAAGCAGTGAGCAAGATGATGATTATGAAGAAATAAGTGGAAGTGAAATGGACTTTCCATCTCAG caaaatgaagatACCAGCTGTTGTATCATGTAA